A DNA window from Streptomyces canus contains the following coding sequences:
- a CDS encoding acetyl-CoA C-acetyltransferase, with translation MSGSNSTTSVIVAGARTPMGRLLGSLKSFSGADLGGFAIKAALDRAGIGGDQVQYVIMGQVLQAGAGQIPARQAAVKAGIPMNVPALTVNKVCLSGLDAIALADQLIRAGEFDVIVAGGQESMTNAPHLLPKSREGFKYGAIEMLDAMAHDGLTDPWENIPMGQSTETHNTRLGIQRPAQDEIAALSHQRAAAAQKNGIFEAEITPVEIPQRKGEPVVFSKDEGIRADTTAESLGKLRPAFTKDGTITAGTSSQISDGAAAVVVMSKAKAQELGLEWIAEIGAHGNVAGPDNSLQSQPSNAILHALKKEGLEVSDLDLIEINEAFAAVAVQSMKDLGVSTDRVNVNGGAIALGHPIGMSGARLVLHLALELKRRGGGVGAAALCGGGGQGDALVVRVPKA, from the coding sequence ATGTCTGGATCGAACAGCACGACCTCGGTGATCGTCGCGGGCGCCCGTACGCCCATGGGGCGGTTGCTGGGCTCGCTGAAGTCCTTCTCCGGAGCCGACCTCGGCGGCTTCGCGATCAAGGCCGCCCTCGACCGTGCGGGGATCGGCGGCGACCAGGTGCAGTACGTCATCATGGGTCAGGTCCTCCAGGCCGGCGCGGGTCAGATCCCGGCCCGCCAGGCCGCGGTCAAGGCCGGCATCCCGATGAACGTCCCGGCGCTCACCGTCAACAAGGTGTGTCTGTCCGGCCTCGACGCCATCGCGCTTGCCGACCAGTTGATCCGCGCGGGTGAATTCGACGTGATCGTCGCGGGCGGCCAGGAGTCCATGACCAACGCCCCCCACCTGCTCCCGAAGTCCCGCGAGGGCTTCAAGTACGGCGCGATCGAGATGCTCGACGCGATGGCCCACGACGGCCTCACCGACCCCTGGGAGAACATCCCCATGGGCCAGTCGACCGAGACGCACAACACCCGCCTCGGCATTCAGCGCCCCGCGCAGGACGAGATCGCCGCCCTGTCCCACCAGCGGGCCGCCGCCGCACAGAAGAACGGCATCTTCGAGGCCGAGATCACCCCGGTCGAGATCCCGCAGCGCAAGGGCGAGCCGGTCGTCTTCAGCAAGGACGAGGGCATCCGCGCCGACACCACGGCCGAGTCCCTGGGCAAGCTGCGCCCCGCGTTCACCAAGGACGGCACCATCACCGCAGGAACCTCCTCGCAGATCTCGGACGGTGCGGCGGCCGTGGTCGTGATGAGCAAGGCCAAGGCGCAGGAGCTCGGCCTGGAGTGGATCGCCGAGATCGGCGCCCACGGCAATGTGGCGGGCCCGGACAACTCCCTGCAGTCCCAGCCGTCCAACGCGATCCTGCACGCCCTCAAGAAGGAGGGCCTGGAGGTCTCCGACCTCGATCTCATCGAGATCAACGAGGCCTTCGCCGCGGTGGCCGTCCAGTCAATGAAGGACCTCGGCGTTTCCACGGATCGGGTGAACGTCAACGGTGGCGCGATCGCCCTGGGCCACCCCATCGGCATGTCCGGCGCCCGGCTCGTCCTGCACCTCGCCCTGGAGCTCAAGCGGCGCGGCGGCGGTGTCGGCGCGGCCGCGCTGTGCGGTGGCGGCGGTCAGGGTGACGCGCTCGTCGTGCGGGTACCCAAGGCCTGA
- the meaB gene encoding methylmalonyl Co-A mutase-associated GTPase MeaB translates to MQDVSTLVTQAREGRPRAVARLISLVEGASPQLREIMATLAPLTGNAYVVGLTGSPGVGKSTSTSALVTAYRKQGRRVGVLAVDPSSPFSGGALLGDRVRMSEHASDPGVYIRSMATRGHLGGLAWAAPQAIRVLDAAGCDVILVETVGVGQSEVEIAAQADTSVVLLAPGMGDGIQAAKAGILEIGDVYVVNKADRDGADATARELNHMLGLGESRGPGDWRPPIVKTVAARAEGVDEVVEALEKHRAWMEERGVLAERRRIRAAHEVETIAVTALRERIGDLRGDRRLDALAERIVTGELDPYRAADELVEGLTRG, encoded by the coding sequence ATGCAGGACGTCTCCACCCTGGTGACCCAGGCCAGGGAGGGCCGCCCGCGGGCCGTGGCCCGGCTGATCTCCCTGGTGGAGGGGGCGTCCCCGCAGCTCAGGGAGATCATGGCGACGCTCGCCCCGCTCACCGGCAACGCGTACGTGGTGGGCCTGACGGGCTCGCCGGGGGTGGGCAAGTCGACGTCCACCTCGGCTCTCGTGACCGCCTACCGCAAGCAGGGCAGGCGGGTCGGCGTCCTGGCCGTCGACCCGTCCTCGCCGTTCTCCGGCGGTGCCCTGCTCGGCGACCGGGTGCGCATGTCGGAGCACGCCTCCGACCCCGGCGTCTACATCCGCTCCATGGCGACCCGCGGCCACCTCGGCGGTCTCGCCTGGGCCGCCCCGCAGGCCATCCGGGTCCTGGACGCGGCCGGCTGCGACGTGATCCTGGTCGAGACGGTCGGCGTCGGCCAGTCCGAGGTGGAGATCGCAGCCCAGGCGGACACGTCCGTGGTGCTGCTGGCCCCCGGGATGGGCGACGGCATCCAGGCCGCCAAGGCAGGAATCCTGGAGATCGGCGACGTGTACGTCGTCAACAAGGCCGACCGTGACGGCGCCGACGCGACCGCCCGCGAGCTCAACCACATGCTGGGTCTGGGCGAGTCCCGCGGCCCGGGCGACTGGCGCCCGCCGATCGTCAAGACGGTCGCCGCCCGCGCCGAGGGTGTCGACGAGGTCGTGGAAGCCCTGGAGAAGCACCGCGCCTGGATGGAGGAGCGCGGCGTCCTCGCCGAGCGCCGCCGCATCCGCGCCGCCCACGAGGTCGAGACGATCGCCGTCACCGCCCTGCGCGAACGCATCGGCGACCTCAGGGGCGACCGGCGCCTGGACGCGCTCGCGGAGAGGATCGTCACCGGCGAACTGGACCCCTACCGCGCGGCGGACGAGCTGGTGGAGGGCCTGACCCGGGGCTGA
- a CDS encoding MFS transporter → MAASYASVLRIPHARRTFATALLGRLSYGVVPLSVMLAVIRASGSYAVAGAVMALFGATVVFLAPARAALIDRFGPPRALVPMLSAYVLLLALLTAAVWRPGAPPVLLGTLTALAGACVPPLGPTMRAVWARLAQDDKALLQRAYSLDGVAEELLFVSGPLLVGVLVGAAAPAVGLVVGAALMVAGTAGFVRSPAVRAVRPAGSSPRRDSGGRRVLRRVCRPVVAAAAVGLALGVLDLLVVVFAERHHHGGASVAWVLAALSAGSAVGGMLNGAVNWRTPARTRLALLTACLGLALVGAGLAPGLGILALVMAGAGFFVSPALTTAYLIADAAVAPESRTQAGAWVNTAVNAGSTGGTAVAGALAGRLPVAVCFAVTGGVVAVTAVLVMTKGARGRGALRSGRDREATPVA, encoded by the coding sequence ATGGCTGCCTCCTACGCGAGCGTGCTGCGCATTCCGCACGCCCGCCGTACCTTCGCCACCGCCCTGCTCGGCAGGCTGTCGTACGGCGTCGTCCCGCTGTCCGTGATGCTCGCCGTGATCCGCGCCTCGGGCTCGTACGCGGTGGCGGGTGCCGTGATGGCGCTCTTCGGTGCCACCGTCGTCTTCCTGGCGCCCGCGCGGGCCGCTCTGATCGACCGCTTCGGGCCGCCGCGAGCGCTCGTCCCCATGCTCTCGGCCTACGTCCTGCTGCTCGCCCTGCTCACCGCGGCCGTCTGGCGCCCAGGCGCGCCCCCTGTCCTCCTCGGCACCCTCACCGCCCTCGCGGGAGCCTGCGTCCCGCCGCTCGGACCGACCATGCGGGCCGTGTGGGCACGGCTCGCCCAGGACGACAAGGCGCTGCTCCAGCGGGCGTACAGCCTCGACGGGGTGGCCGAGGAACTGCTCTTCGTCTCGGGGCCGCTGCTGGTGGGCGTCCTCGTCGGGGCCGCCGCCCCGGCCGTGGGGCTCGTCGTCGGCGCCGCCCTGATGGTGGCGGGGACGGCCGGCTTCGTACGGTCGCCCGCGGTACGGGCCGTGCGTCCCGCGGGTTCTTCTCCACGACGGGACAGCGGCGGCCGACGCGTACTGCGCCGGGTCTGCCGTCCCGTCGTGGCCGCCGCGGCCGTGGGCCTCGCGCTCGGTGTGCTCGACCTGCTCGTCGTCGTGTTCGCCGAGCGGCATCATCACGGCGGCGCGAGCGTGGCCTGGGTGCTCGCGGCGCTGTCGGCCGGAAGCGCGGTCGGCGGGATGCTCAACGGCGCGGTGAACTGGCGAACGCCCGCCCGGACCCGGCTGGCGCTGCTGACGGCCTGCCTGGGCCTCGCGCTCGTCGGCGCCGGGCTCGCACCGGGCCTCGGCATCCTCGCCCTGGTCATGGCGGGCGCCGGGTTCTTCGTGTCGCCGGCCCTCACCACCGCGTATCTCATCGCCGACGCGGCGGTCGCCCCCGAGTCCCGCACGCAGGCCGGCGCGTGGGTCAACACGGCCGTCAACGCCGGGAGTACGGGCGGAACGGCCGTGGCGGGAGCCCTGGCAGGGCGGCTGCCGGTGGCCGTGTGTTTCGCGGTGACGGGCGGGGTGGTCGCCGTGACGGCGGTGCTGGTCATGACGAAGGGCGCCCGGGGGAGGGGCGCCCTTCGCAGCGGTAGGGATCGGGAGGCCACGCCTGTCGCGTGA
- a CDS encoding PepSY domain-containing protein: MKRNIVIATLTAAALATGGTVAAFAAGDDEATATQRQTNTSAQAAADHDDADDAADDRDDDATEDRTAVRGADVTAAEAIAAALKHTPGTAVSADLDDDGDDAWKVSVVKGDGTEYDVRIAPDSGKVLGAQRDTDDDHDGDDRAELAAVKRAKTDAREAALAAAHKGTVTEVGIDDDNGTVAWSAETVKGNSHGEWNVALDTGKVTQDRDDDGDDA; the protein is encoded by the coding sequence ATGAAGCGCAACATCGTCATCGCCACCCTCACCGCCGCCGCGCTGGCCACCGGCGGCACCGTCGCGGCCTTCGCCGCGGGCGACGACGAGGCGACGGCGACGCAGCGCCAGACGAACACGAGCGCCCAGGCGGCCGCGGACCACGACGACGCAGACGACGCCGCTGACGACCGGGACGACGACGCCACCGAGGACCGTACGGCGGTCCGTGGCGCCGACGTCACCGCCGCCGAGGCGATCGCGGCCGCCCTGAAGCACACGCCGGGCACCGCCGTCTCGGCCGACCTGGACGACGACGGCGACGACGCGTGGAAGGTGAGCGTCGTCAAGGGCGACGGCACCGAGTACGACGTACGGATCGCCCCGGACTCCGGCAAGGTGCTCGGCGCCCAGCGTGACACCGACGACGACCACGACGGCGACGACCGTGCCGAGCTCGCCGCGGTGAAGCGCGCGAAGACGGACGCCCGCGAGGCCGCGCTGGCCGCCGCGCACAAGGGCACGGTGACCGAGGTCGGCATCGACGACGACAACGGCACCGTGGCCTGGTCGGCGGAGACCGTGAAGGGCAACAGCCACGGCGAGTGGAACGTCGCCCTCGACACGGGCAAGGTCACCCAGGACCGGGACGACGACGGCGACGACGCCTGA
- a CDS encoding response regulator transcription factor gives MRLLIVEDERRLALSLAKGLTAEGYAVDVVHDGREGLHRATEGSYDLVILDIMLPGLNGYRVCAALRAAGHEVPILMLTAKDGEYDEAEGLDTGADDYLTKPFSYVVLVARIKALLRRRGQGTGASPVLELGGVRIDTAARRVILDGDEVTLTAKEFSVLEQLAVRAGEVVSKAQILEHVWDFAYDGDPNIVEVYVSTLRRKLDAGLIHTVRGAGYRLEAGR, from the coding sequence ATGCGTCTGCTGATCGTCGAGGACGAACGCCGCCTAGCCCTGTCCCTCGCCAAGGGCCTGACCGCCGAGGGCTACGCCGTCGACGTCGTCCACGACGGCCGGGAGGGGCTGCACCGGGCCACCGAGGGGTCGTACGACCTGGTGATCCTCGACATCATGCTGCCCGGCCTCAACGGCTACCGGGTCTGCGCCGCCCTGCGCGCCGCGGGCCACGAGGTGCCGATCCTGATGCTCACCGCCAAGGACGGCGAGTACGACGAGGCCGAGGGCCTGGACACCGGCGCCGACGACTATCTGACCAAGCCCTTCTCCTACGTCGTCCTGGTCGCCCGGATCAAGGCGCTGCTGCGTCGCCGCGGGCAGGGCACCGGGGCGTCGCCGGTGCTCGAACTCGGCGGGGTGAGGATCGACACCGCCGCCCGCCGGGTCATCCTCGACGGCGACGAGGTCACCCTCACCGCCAAGGAGTTCTCGGTCCTGGAGCAACTCGCGGTGCGGGCCGGCGAAGTGGTCTCCAAGGCGCAGATCCTGGAGCACGTCTGGGACTTCGCGTACGACGGCGACCCCAACATCGTCGAGGTGTACGTCAGCACCCTGCGCCGGAAGCTGGACGCGGGCCTCATCCACACGGTCCGTGGCGCCGGGTACCGGCTGGAGGCCGGGAGATGA
- a CDS encoding sensor histidine kinase — MRRLFGSVRARATLGAVLVVAVALVAAGAAVLLSLRSNLIDQAGTQAERAARNVAADLSGGTPYTGLELDDDDEPVQVVDEHDTLVAATEHLERISGTGIAEVRPQPPAGGTGGTSASGDPDDSDDDTTGDDESVLEPGEIADDVGLTNGSATIDGESADYRFAAVDVEVPGKGTLTVYAGASLNPEQSAVGTAQTVMLVGFPLLLGVVAAVTWLVTRRALRPVEGIRAEMAAITASEDLARRVPVPDTHDEVARLARTTNETLAALETSVERQRRFVADASHELRSPIASLRTQLEVAAAHPELLDLDGAVEDTVRLQHLAADLLLLARLDAGERGAGARVELAALARERAAGRTGVTVRADAVEVTGSRGQLERVLDNLLDNAGRHARSAVVVTVRRDGDRNAVVEVGDDGDGVPAGDRERIFERFVRLDEARARDDGGAGLGLAIARDVAARHGGTLTVRDAPTGGALFELRLPIA; from the coding sequence ATGAGACGGCTGTTCGGCTCGGTCCGGGCCCGGGCCACGCTCGGCGCCGTCCTTGTCGTCGCCGTGGCGCTGGTCGCGGCCGGGGCCGCCGTGCTGCTGTCCCTGCGTTCCAACCTCATCGACCAGGCGGGCACGCAGGCCGAGCGGGCCGCGCGGAACGTCGCCGCCGACCTCTCGGGCGGGACGCCGTACACGGGCCTGGAACTGGACGATGACGACGAGCCGGTCCAGGTCGTCGACGAGCACGACACCCTGGTCGCGGCCACCGAGCACCTGGAGCGGATCAGCGGCACCGGCATTGCCGAGGTGAGGCCGCAGCCGCCCGCGGGCGGCACCGGGGGCACGAGTGCATCCGGTGACCCGGACGACTCCGACGACGACACGACCGGGGACGACGAGTCCGTCCTCGAGCCCGGCGAGATCGCCGACGACGTCGGGCTGACGAACGGCTCCGCGACGATCGACGGTGAGTCCGCCGACTACCGGTTCGCCGCCGTGGATGTCGAGGTTCCCGGCAAGGGCACACTCACCGTGTACGCCGGCGCCTCCCTGAATCCGGAACAGAGCGCGGTGGGCACCGCCCAGACCGTCATGCTGGTCGGATTCCCGCTGCTGCTCGGGGTCGTCGCCGCGGTGACCTGGCTGGTCACCCGGCGTGCGCTGCGTCCGGTCGAGGGCATCCGTGCCGAGATGGCCGCGATCACCGCCTCCGAGGACCTCGCCCGCCGCGTCCCGGTGCCGGACACTCACGACGAGGTGGCCCGCCTCGCCCGCACCACCAACGAGACGCTGGCCGCGCTGGAGACCTCCGTCGAGCGCCAGCGCCGGTTCGTCGCCGACGCCTCGCACGAGCTGCGCAGTCCGATCGCCTCGCTGCGCACCCAGCTCGAAGTGGCCGCCGCGCATCCCGAGTTGCTGGACCTGGACGGGGCGGTCGAGGACACCGTACGGCTGCAACACCTCGCGGCGGACCTGCTGTTGCTGGCTCGCCTGGACGCGGGGGAGCGGGGCGCCGGCGCGCGGGTCGAGCTGGCGGCGCTGGCCCGGGAGCGGGCCGCCGGACGGACCGGGGTGACGGTGCGGGCGGATGCGGTCGAAGTGACGGGGTCCCGGGGGCAGTTGGAGCGCGTGCTCGACAACCTGCTGGACAACGCGGGACGGCACGCGCGGTCGGCGGTCGTGGTGACGGTACGACGGGACGGTGACCGGAACGCCGTGGTCGAGGTCGGCGACGACGGGGACGGGGTGCCGGCCGGGGACCGGGAGCGGATCTTCGAGCGGTTCGTGCGGCTGGACGAGGCACGGGCACGGGACGACGGCGGCGCCGGACTCGGTCTCGCCATCGCCCGTGATGTCGCCGCCCGGCACGGTGGGACGCTGACGGTGCGGGACGCGCCGACAGGCGGAGCTCTGTTCGAACTCCGCCTGCCGATCGCCTGA
- a CDS encoding MarR family winged helix-turn-helix transcriptional regulator, translated as METETATRWLTDAEQCAWRTHLEVNRLLTYQLERDLQPFGLTMNDYEILVNLSESEGVRMRMSDLASATLQSKSRLSHQITRMENADLVRRENCESDRRGLYAVLTEHGMETMKKVAPHHVASVRRHFIDLVPAESLTELDKALKPIAEHLRGQRGRP; from the coding sequence ATGGAGACCGAGACGGCCACGCGCTGGCTGACCGATGCGGAGCAGTGCGCCTGGCGCACCCACCTGGAGGTCAACAGGCTGTTGACGTATCAGCTCGAGAGGGACCTTCAGCCGTTCGGCCTGACGATGAACGACTACGAGATCCTGGTCAATCTCTCCGAGTCGGAGGGCGTACGGATGCGGATGAGCGATCTCGCCTCCGCCACCCTCCAGTCCAAGAGCCGGCTCTCGCACCAGATCACCCGCATGGAGAACGCGGACCTGGTCCGGCGCGAGAACTGCGAGTCCGACCGCCGCGGCCTGTACGCGGTCCTGACCGAGCACGGCATGGAGACGATGAAGAAGGTCGCGCCCCATCACGTGGCGTCTGTGCGGAGGCACTTCATCGACCTCGTGCCGGCTGAGTCCCTGACAGAACTGGACAAGGCCCTCAAGCCGATCGCGGAGCATTTGCGGGGGCAGCGAGGGCGCCCCTGA
- a CDS encoding AIM24 family protein, translating into MSHYPGAGPTVYDPMTLPSDDNVNNYTFCVELKGSQWFLQKGKMIAYYGQMDFNGIGHGRLDGLIRTSFHSPLHASDWVVAQGSGKMLLADRAFDVNSYDLEEGNLTIRSGNLLAFQPSLALKQSIVPGFLTLIGTGKFVAASNGPVVFMEPPIRVDPQALVGWADCPSPCHHYDHGYMTGLMGGLRAMTGLGGASGEEHQFEFVGAGTVLLQSTEVLMAEQAVGATPQQAGVPGGHGGSAGHPQQPGAPRLPGQLGDLQRRFGL; encoded by the coding sequence GTGAGCCACTACCCGGGCGCGGGCCCCACCGTGTACGACCCCATGACGCTGCCTTCGGACGACAACGTCAACAACTACACCTTCTGCGTGGAGCTCAAGGGGAGCCAGTGGTTCCTGCAGAAGGGGAAGATGATCGCCTACTACGGGCAGATGGATTTCAACGGCATCGGACACGGCCGTCTCGACGGTCTCATCCGTACGTCTTTCCATTCGCCTCTGCACGCAAGCGACTGGGTCGTGGCGCAGGGCTCGGGCAAGATGCTCCTCGCCGACCGGGCCTTCGACGTGAATTCCTATGACCTCGAAGAGGGCAACCTGACCATTCGCTCGGGCAACCTGCTCGCTTTTCAGCCAAGTCTCGCGCTGAAGCAGTCGATCGTGCCCGGCTTCCTGACCCTCATCGGAACCGGAAAGTTCGTGGCCGCCTCCAACGGCCCGGTGGTGTTCATGGAGCCCCCGATCCGGGTGGACCCGCAAGCGCTTGTGGGCTGGGCGGACTGTCCCTCGCCGTGCCACCACTACGACCACGGCTACATGACGGGTCTGATGGGGGGCCTACGTGCGATGACGGGCCTCGGCGGGGCCTCCGGGGAGGAGCACCAGTTCGAGTTCGTGGGGGCCGGCACCGTACTGCTCCAGTCGACGGAGGTTCTGATGGCCGAGCAGGCCGTCGGAGCGACTCCGCAGCAGGCCGGAGTGCCCGGCGGTCATGGGGGATCCGCAGGGCATCCACAGCAGCCGGGGGCACCGCGCCTTCCCGGACAGCTGGGGGACCTCCAGCGTCGCTTCGGGCTGTGA
- a CDS encoding AIM24 family protein — MPFSEINSKMVEATVLPGQRLFSQRGAMLAYRGEVSFTPNVQGGQGGVMSMIGRRVANEDTPLMTVEGSGTVLFGHGGHHVQIINLTGDTLYVEADRLLAFEGTLQQGTMFMGSQGGVMGMVRGQISGQGLFTTTLKGHGSVAVMAHGGVFEVPVTPQRPVHVDPQAYVAHHGDVRNKLSTALGWRDMVGRGSGEAFQLELSGNGVVYVQASEEKL; from the coding sequence ATGCCCTTCAGCGAGATCAACTCCAAGATGGTCGAGGCGACCGTCCTGCCGGGCCAGCGGCTGTTCAGCCAGCGCGGCGCGATGCTGGCGTACCGGGGCGAGGTGTCCTTCACCCCGAACGTCCAGGGCGGCCAGGGCGGCGTCATGTCGATGATCGGCCGCCGCGTGGCCAACGAGGACACGCCCCTGATGACCGTCGAGGGCAGCGGCACCGTCCTGTTCGGGCACGGCGGCCACCACGTCCAGATCATCAACCTCACCGGCGACACCCTGTACGTCGAGGCGGACCGCCTGCTCGCCTTCGAAGGCACCCTGCAGCAGGGCACCATGTTCATGGGCTCGCAGGGCGGCGTCATGGGCATGGTGCGCGGCCAGATCAGCGGCCAGGGCCTCTTCACGACCACGCTCAAGGGACACGGCTCGGTGGCCGTCATGGCCCACGGCGGGGTCTTCGAGGTCCCCGTCACCCCGCAGCGCCCGGTCCACGTCGACCCGCAGGCCTACGTCGCCCACCACGGCGACGTCCGCAACAAACTGTCGACGGCGCTCGGCTGGCGCGACATGGTGGGCCGCGGCTCCGGCGAGGCCTTCCAACTGGAGCTCAGCGGGAACGGCGTGGTGTACGTCCAGGCCTCGGAGGAGAAGCTGTGA
- a CDS encoding AIM24 family protein, translating into MFRLQGSKVLAVDMTGDAVKAKNGSMVAYDGQMAFKKMSGGGEGIRGMVTRRITGEQMTVMEVSGHGTCWFADRASEINLVSLQGDKLYVESSNLLATDAGLRTGTSFTGLRGASQGNGLFTTTVEGHGQAAIMSDGPAVVLRVSRQYPLTVDPGAYIAHQGNLSQSFQSGVTFRTFMGEGGGEAFQIRFEGDGLVYVQPSERNTIAGDV; encoded by the coding sequence ATGTTCCGACTTCAAGGCAGCAAGGTGCTCGCCGTCGACATGACCGGGGACGCCGTGAAGGCGAAGAACGGCTCGATGGTCGCGTACGACGGGCAGATGGCGTTCAAGAAGATGAGCGGCGGTGGTGAGGGGATCCGGGGGATGGTGACCCGGCGGATCACCGGCGAGCAGATGACCGTGATGGAGGTGTCGGGGCACGGGACGTGCTGGTTCGCGGACCGGGCCTCGGAGATCAACCTCGTCAGCCTCCAGGGGGACAAGCTGTACGTGGAGTCGAGCAATCTGCTCGCGACCGACGCCGGACTCAGGACCGGCACCAGCTTCACCGGCCTGCGCGGCGCCTCCCAGGGCAACGGCCTGTTCACGACCACGGTCGAGGGGCACGGCCAGGCCGCGATCATGTCGGACGGCCCGGCGGTCGTCCTGCGGGTCAGCCGCCAGTACCCGCTGACCGTCGACCCCGGCGCCTACATCGCCCACCAGGGCAACCTCAGCCAGTCGTTCCAGTCCGGTGTGACGTTCCGCACGTTCATGGGCGAGGGCGGCGGCGAGGCCTTCCAGATCCGCTTCGAGGGCGACGGCCTGGTGTACGTCCAGCCCAGCGAGCGGAACACGATCGCGGGGGATGTGTGA
- a CDS encoding DUF6191 domain-containing protein, which translates to MQFVFFMTLPGLVVLLTLLAFLDQLLLRAGRAGALPWRNAGRQGQISATGFEQLHAALSPGKQNELKERQSALVMRDDEEDGAPPRSTVDLTSGKAVIRLPGTRG; encoded by the coding sequence GTGCAGTTCGTTTTCTTCATGACCCTGCCGGGGCTGGTGGTGCTTCTCACCCTCCTCGCCTTCCTCGACCAGCTACTCCTGCGCGCGGGGCGGGCCGGAGCGCTCCCCTGGCGGAACGCGGGCCGGCAGGGCCAGATCTCCGCGACCGGCTTCGAGCAGCTGCACGCGGCCCTCTCTCCCGGCAAGCAGAACGAGCTGAAGGAACGGCAGAGCGCCCTGGTGATGCGCGACGACGAGGAGGACGGGGCACCGCCCCGGTCGACGGTGGACCTGACCTCGGGCAAGGCGGTCATCCGGCTCCCTGGGACGCGGGGCTGA
- a CDS encoding DUF3817 domain-containing protein — protein sequence MDLKTASAIRRLRLISVPEGVSWIILATCTVIKYTVASSFDVAPVLGPIHGVLFVLYVIFWADAWNRTKWAKGKAALYFAYSVIPGGGFIIERALRRETDDAVIASRARKEKDGVVNA from the coding sequence GTGGACCTCAAGACAGCCTCCGCCATCCGACGCCTCCGCCTCATCTCCGTGCCGGAAGGTGTTTCCTGGATCATCCTGGCGACCTGCACCGTCATCAAGTACACGGTCGCGTCCAGCTTCGACGTCGCCCCCGTGCTCGGCCCGATTCACGGTGTCCTGTTCGTCCTCTACGTGATCTTCTGGGCGGACGCCTGGAATCGCACCAAGTGGGCCAAGGGCAAGGCGGCTCTCTACTTCGCGTACTCGGTCATCCCGGGCGGCGGCTTCATCATCGAGCGCGCCCTGCGCCGTGAGACCGACGACGCGGTCATCGCCTCCCGCGCCCGCAAGGAGAAGGATGGAGTCGTGAACGCATGA
- a CDS encoding MTH1187 family thiamine-binding protein: MIVAFSVTPLGVGEDVGEYVADAVRVVRESGLPNRTDAMFTSIEGEWDEVMEVVKRAVAAVEARAPRVSLVLKADIRPGVTDGLTSKVETVERHLAD; this comes from the coding sequence ATGATCGTCGCCTTTTCCGTGACCCCGCTGGGGGTCGGTGAGGACGTGGGGGAGTACGTCGCCGACGCGGTGCGGGTCGTCCGTGAGTCGGGGCTGCCCAACCGCACCGACGCCATGTTCACCTCGATCGAGGGTGAGTGGGACGAGGTCATGGAGGTCGTCAAGCGTGCCGTGGCTGCCGTGGAGGCGCGGGCGCCGCGCGTCTCGCTGGTGCTCAAGGCGGACATCCGCCCCGGAGTGACGGACGGTCTGACCTCCAAGGTGGAGACGGTGGAGCGGCACCTCGCCGACTGA